CACCGGGTCCGACCGGTTCGCAGGGCGCCCGAACGGACCGCGCATCGCGCCGTCCCGACATGCGGGTCAGGAGGCAGATCGGGCCCCCGCGCTCACGTTAGGCTGTGCTCCATGTCACCGATGCCTTCCGTCAGCTACTCCATCACGATCCGGCTCGAGTTCGCGGCCCGCTCAGCAGCCGTCAGCGACATCACCGGGCGGATCGAACAGCACGGCGCGACGGTCACGGCGCTGGACGTCGCCGCCTCGGGTCCCGAGCGGATGCGCGCCGACATCACGGTGCTCACCGGCGGGCACGACCATGCGATGGAGGTCGTCGACTCGCTGAAGGAGCTCGAGGGCGTCGAGCTGGGCAAGGTCTCGGACCGCACCTTCCTCGCCCACCTCGGCGGGAAGCTCACCGTGGAGTCGAAGGTGCCGATCCGTCACCGCGACGACCTCTCGATGGTCTACACCCCGGGCGTGGCCCGCGTGGTCAAGGCGATCGCCGAGAACCCGGAGGACGCGCGCCGCCTCACCATCAAGCGCAACACCGTCGCGGTCGTCTCCGACGGCTCCGCGATCCTTGGCCTGGGCGACCTCGGCCCGCTCGCCGCGATGCCGGTGATGGAGGGCAAGGCGGCGCTGTTCAAGCGCTTCGCCAACATCGACGCGTTCCCGATCTGCCTGGACGCCCACTCCGTCGAGGACATCGTCGCCCACGTCAAGGCGATCGCCCCGGTCTTCGCCGGCATCAACCTCGAGGACATCTCCGCCCCGCGCTGCTTCGAGATCGAGGACCGGCTGCGCGCCGAGCTGGACATCCCCGTCTTCCACGACGACCAGCACGGCACCGCCATCGTGGTCGTCGCGGCGCTCCGCAACGCCCTGCGCGTGGTGGAGAAGGACATCGAGACCGCGCGCATCGTGCTCTCCGGCGCGGGAGCGGCCGGCACCGCGATCCTGCGCCTGCTGCGCGCCGCCGGGGCCCGCGACATCGTCGTCACCGACATCCACGGCATCGTCCACGAGTACCGCGAGCAGCTCGAGGGCCGCCTGCCCTGGATCGCCGAGGTCACCAACCCCCGCGAGCTCACCGGCACCCTGCACGACGCGATCGAGGGGGCGGACGTGTTCATCGGCGTCAGCGCCGGGAACATCCTCTCCGCCGAGGACGTCGCCACCATGGCCGACCGCTCGATCGTGTTCGCGATGGCGAACCCGACGCCAGAGATCGACCCGTCCGAGGCCGCGAAGCATGCCGAGGTCGTCGCCACCGGACGCAGCGACTTCGCCAACCAGATCAACAACGTCCTCGCCTTCCCCGGCGTGTTCCGCGGCCTGCTGGACGCCCACGCCACCCGCGTCAGCGACCGGATGCTGCTGGCCGCGGCGAAGGCCCTGGCCGACGTCGTCTCCGCCGAGGAGCTCAACCCCACCTACATCGTCCCCAGCGTCTTCCACGAGGGCGTGACAAAGGCGGTCGCGAGCGCGGTCGAGCAGGTCGCCCGCGAGGAGGCCGGCACCGTCGACTCCATCACCGGCGCGATGTCCGCGGTGTACGCCGACGAGATCACCCTCGAGGGCTGAGGGCCGGGGAGGCTCAGGCCGACGGGGCCGCCTCGCGTCGGCTCGGCTGCTCAGCGGCTGTGCGCCTCGACGGGCGGGGCCTCCGGCTCCACCTCGTGCACGGCGGCGGTGCGGCGCAGCTGCCGCTCGGCGACCCACAGGGCGACGCCGAGGGCGATGCCCACGGCGTCGAAGAGCACGTCGACCGGATCGCCAATGCGCCCGGCCAGGGCGACGTGCTGGATCACCTCGATGGCCACGGCGTGCACGAGAGCGACGACCACCACCCAGCCCATCGGGAAGCGTCGCCGCGGTGCCAGCACGCGACCGGCCGCGAAGACCGTCAGCGCGAAGACCAGCAGGTGCACGGCCTTGTCCAGCCCCGGCACACCCGCGCCCGCACCGTCCAGCGGGACGTAGAAGCCGATGTTGAGCAGGAGCGCGAGGCCCAGCAGTCCGGCCCGCCACGGCAGGGTGCCGCCCGCCCGCTCGATCTCGAGGGGCACGCGGCGGAAGAACTCGGCGACGGCGTCCATGGCGGCATTGTCCCAGCCGGGCCCGCTGTCGCCCGGGAGGCGGGGCCGCTAGGCTCGGACGAGCACACAGGGCTGTGCGAGCACGCAAGCGATCGAGGGAGAGTGCCATGTCCTCCACGTCCGACCCGTCCCGGATGGACCCCTACAGCGACGATCCCGGCGCCGCCCCCACCGCGGTGCTGGACCGTCAGGTCCAGGAGCAGGAGCAGACCACCGACGACGGCGACCACGACCGGTTCGCCCACTACGTGCGCAAGGACAGGATCACCCAGGCCGCCCTCGGCGGCACCCCGGTGATCGCGCTGTGCGGCAAGGTGTGGGTGCCCGGCCGCGACCCCGACAAGTACCCGGTGTGCCCGGAGTGCAAGGAGATCTACGACGGGATGCGCGAGCCGAACGACGGCGGTGACGGCAAGGGCGGCTCCGGCGGGGGCCGCGGAGGCTTCCGCGGCTTCTTCGGCGGCCGCCGCTGAGGCAGCAGGGCCGTCGCTGAGGCAGGTCGCGAGCCGGGCCCCGAGCCCCGGTCGACCAGGAGTCCCCGTCGCGATCCCGCGGCGGGGACTTCCTCACATCGGGCGCTCGGGCGGGTCGTCACCCCGCGGCGGTACGGTGGTCCACGCCGTGAACACCACACCCTCGCTCTTCTCCCAGAACGACCCGCGCCAGCCCTCCGAGGCGGCGGCGAGGTCGCTCCCCGTCGCCTACCCCGAGCGCGCCGCCTGGGGCACCGTCCCCAAGCTCCGCGCCTGGCAGGCGGAGGCGCTCGAGCAGTACCGCAGTCGCGCCCCGAAGGACTTCCTGGCCGTCGCGACCCCCGGCGCCGGCAAGACCACCTTCGCGCTCCAGATCGCGGCCGGGCTGCTCTCCGAGGGCACCGTGCGCCGCGTGACCGTGGTCGCCCCGACCGAGCACCTGAAGACCCAGTGGGCCGACGCCGCGGCGCGCGTGGGCATCTCCCTGGACCCCAACTTCTCCAACTCCCAGGGCACCCACGGCTCCCACTACCAGGGCGTGGCGCTCACCTACGCCCAGATCGGCATGCACCCGGCCCTGCACCGCGCCCGCACCGAGGCGGACCGCACCCTGGTGATCCTCGACGAGATCCACCACGCCGGCGACTCCCGCACCTGGGGCGACGGCGTGCGCGAGGCCTTCGACCCGGCCACGCGGCGCCTGGCCCTGACCGGCACCCCGTTCCGCTCTGACGACTCCCAGATCCCCTTCGTCACCTACGAGGAGGACGGCGAGGGCTTCCTGCGCTCCAAGGCGGACTACACCTACGGCTACGGCGAGGCGCTGCGCGACCACGTGGTGCGCCCCGTGCTGTTCATGACCTACTCGGGGCGCATGCACTGGCGTACCAAGACCGGCGACGAGGTCTCCGCCCAGCTCGGCGCGCTGGAGACCAAGGACATCACCCAGCAGGCCTGGCGCACCGCGCTGGACCCCAAGGGGGAGTGGATCCAATCGGTGCTCTCCGCCGCGGACCGGCGCCTGACCGAGGTGCGCCGCCACGTGCCCGACGCCGGCGGTCTCGTCATCGCCACCGACCAGAAGGCCGCCCGCGCCTACGCGGCGACGCTGAAGGACCTGTGCGGCCAGGAGCCCACGGTCGTCCTCTCCGACGACGCCGGCGCGAACAAGCGCATCGAGGAGTTCTCCGCCTCCGACGACCGCTGGATGGTCGCGGTGCGCATGGTGTCCGAGGGCGTGGACGTGCCCCGCCTGGCCGTCGGCGTCTACGCCACCTCGACCTCGACGCCGATGTTCTTCGCGCAGGCCGTCGGCCGCTTCGTCCGCTCCCGCACCCGCGGCGAGACCGCGAGCGTCTTCCTGCCCACCGTCCCGATCCTCATGGCCCACGCCGCCGCGCTCGAGGCCGAGCGGGACCACGTCCTGGACCGTCGCCCCAAGGGCGGGGACGAGGAGACGGGCCTGGACGAGGGTCTCGTCGAGCAGGCCAACCGCACCGAGCGCGCCTCCGACCAGCTGGAGATGAGCTTCGAGGCGCTGGAGTCCGAAGCATCGTTCGACCGGGTCCTCTTCGACGGCGGCGAGTACGGCGCGGGCGGCATGGTCGGCTCGGAGGACGAGCAGGAGTTCCTCGGCATCCCGGGCCTGCTCGATGCGGACCAGATGCGCGTCGTGCTCCAGCAGCAGCAGGCGCAGCAGCAGGCCCGACGCCAGAAGAACGGCACGGCCGACCGCCCGCAGACCCCGGGCGTGGTCGACCACCGCCGCCTCATGGACCTGCGCAAGGAGCTCAGCTCCTTGGTCTCCGCCTGGGCGAAGAAGTCCGGGACCCCGCACGGCGCCGTCCACAACACCCTGCGCTCCCGCTCCGGCGGACCCGCGGTCGCGCAGGCCAGCGCCGAGCAGATCGAAGAGCGGATCTCGATCGTGCGCGGCTGGTTCGTCGGCCGCCGCTGACGGCCGCTCTCAGCCCAGGATCCGGGCGGCTTCCGGGCCGTCGGTCACCGTGGGGATCGCGGCGGGGCCGTCCGGGCCCTCGTCGGCCGAGATCCCGAGCTCCGCGAGGGAGGCCGCATGGCGCTCCCGCCCGGCGAGCAGCCGCTCGGGCGCGCGCAGGTCGTCCACCGGCTCGCCGCCGAGGAGCAGCGGGACCTGCAGCGGCCGCAGCGAGGTCTGCGCCCAGTCGGGGCTCGAGGTGCCGGACATGAGCGAGGCGGTCAGCTCCTGCTCGAACTCGGCGACCTCCGCCTCCCCGGGCAGCACCAGCTCGGCCCGGGCCTTCCCGCCCACGAGCAGGCGATAGGCGGCCTTGCCGGCCCCGAGGGTGGCCTTGTTCTCGGACTGCTTGCCGACGGGGTGCATCTGCCCGTCGGACCCCTCCCGCTCCACGAGCTTGTAGACGAAGCCGGGCGCGGGGTGCCCGCCGCCGGTGACCAGGCGCGTGCCGATGCCGTAGCCGTCCAGCGGTGCGTCGGCCAGCTCCTCGACCCGGTACTCGTCCAGGTCGCCGGTGGCGGTGATGCGGGTGGAGGTCGCGCCGAGGGAGTCCAGCAGTTCCCGCAGGTCGCCGGCCTGCGCCTCGAGGTCCCCGGAGTCCAGGCGCACCGCGCCGAGCTCGGGACCGGCGATCTCGACGGCCGTGCGCACTGCGGTCTCCACGTCGTAGGTGTCCACCAGCACCGTGGTGCCCTTGCCCTGGGAGGTCAGCTGCGCGCGGAAGGCGTCCTCCTCGGTGTCGAACAGGAGGGTGAAGGCATGCGCGGAGGTGCCCGCGACGGGGATGCGGTAGTGCGCGCCGGCGGCGAGGTTCGAGGTCGAGGCGAAGCCGACGAGGTAGGCGGCGCGGGCCGCGGCGATGGCGGCGTCCTCGTGGACGCGCCGGCCGCCCATCTCGATGCAGGGCCGGCCGCGGGCGGCGGTGGTCATGCGCGAGCCGACGGAGGCGACGCCCGAGTCGTGGTTCAGGATCGACAGCACCACCGTCTCCAGCAGCACCGCGTTCTCGAAGGTCCCCTCGATGCGCAGCACCGGCGAGGTGGGGAAGAACAGCTCGCCCTCGGCGTAGCCGTGCACATCGCCCTCGAAGCGGTACTCCCGCAGGTGCTCGAGGGTCTCCTCCTTGAGCGCCCCGGTGCCGCGCAGGTAGCGCAGGTCCGCGTCGTCGAAGCGGAAGTCGGCGATCGCGTCCAGCACGCGGCCGGTCCCGGCGAGCACGCCGTAGCGGCGCCCCTCGGGGAGGGAGCGCGTGAACACCTCGAAGACGCAGCGGCGCGAGGCGGTGCCGGCCTCGCGGGCCGCCTCCACCATCGTCAGCTCGTAGAGGTCGGTGAGCAGGGAAGAAGTCACGGTGTCCACCGTAGTGCGTGGCGGGCGAGCAGGGGAGTCGGCGCGCCCCGTAGACTCGACGCGCCGTGCTCCGCTCCTCGGACGCGGCGGGAGTCAGGAGGACAGTGCATGCCGGTGGATGTGCCGCGGGCCGCCCCGGGGACCGGGACGGGCACCGACGTCGCCCCGAACTCCCGCACCGCGCTGGAGACCGAGGGCCCCTGGTGCACCGTGGTCTGGAACGACCCCGTGAACCTCATGAGCTACGTGGTGTTCGTCTTCCGCCGCTACTTCGGCTACTCCCGGGTCGTCGCCGAGCAGCTGATGATGCAGGTCCACGAGGAGGGGCGCGCGATCGTGTCCCGCGGATCCCGTGAGCAGGCCGAGAAGGACGTCCAGGCCATGCATTCCTACGGCCTGCAGGCCACCATCGAGAAGGCGGGGGAGGACTGATGGCGCACGCATTCCGCCGCCGCCCCGACGGCACGCTCGCCTGTCGCCTGGACGGTGAGGAGAAGGCGATCATCGCCCAGGTCGCCCAGGAGACCGCCGACCTCATCCGTGGCGACCTCGGGATCGAGGCCGACGGCGGCGCGCTGCGCCGCGCGGCCGAGAGCGAGGACCCGCTGCGCCGGCTCGAGGCCGAGTTCGCCGGCCGCGAGGCCCGCACCCCCTCCGACTCCGCGGTGCGGCGCCTCTTCCCCGCCGCGAGCGAGGATTCCGAGCTCGCCGCCGAGTACCGGCGCCTGGGCCAGCGCGACCTCGCCGACGGCAAGCTCTCCGACCTGCGCCGCGTCATGACGGTCCTGGACTCCTCCGGCCCCGCGCACGGCGAGGTGGTCCTGGACGAGGACGACGCGCTCGTGATGCTGCGCGCCCTGAACGACGTGCGGATCGTGCTCGCCGACCGGCTCGGCCTCCAGCGCGACGGCGACTTCGACACGGTGCGGATGCTCCAGCAGATCGGCGAACGGGTCGAGGGCGCGGGGTCCACCGGGGACGAGGAGCACGTCGGCTCCGATGTCGTCATCGCGGTGTACGAGCTGCTGAGCTGGCTGCAGGAGAGCCTGCTGCGCGCGCTGGACTAGCGCGGGACCAGGACCGAACGGGTCGGTGACCGGACCCGGACGAGTCCGTGGGCCGCTCCGTCGGCCGCCCGGAGCCTGGGCGCCCACTGTGAGACCGCACGCAGTGAGCGTGCCATCACTGCCCGGCCGGGCGCGCGACATTACCCTTGCGGGGATGAACAACGCGCCGATCGGGATCTTCGACTCCGGGGTGGGTGGCCTCACCGTCGCTCGCGCCGTGCTGGATCAGCTGCCGCAGGAGGAGCTGCTCTACATCGGCGACACCGAGCACGGCCCGTACGGCCCCCGGCCCATCGCCGAGGTGCGCTCCCTCGCGCTGAAGATCATGGACGAGCTCGTCGCGCACGGGGTCAAGATGCTGGTCATCGCCTGCAACACCGCCTCCGCCGCCGTGCTGCGCGATGCTCGCGAGCGCTACGACGTGCCCGTCATCGAGGTGATCCAGCCGGCCGTGCGCCGTGCCGTCGCCGCGACCCGCAACGGCAAGGTGGGCGTGATCGCCACCCAGGGCACCGTCACGTCCCGCGCCTACGAGGACGCCTTCGCCGCCGCCCCGGACCTGCAGCTGGTCACCCAGGCCTGCCCCCGCTTCGTCGAGTTCGTGGAGAACGGTGTGGTCAGCGGCCACGAGGTGCTCGAGGTCGCCGAGGAGTACCTCGCCCCCGTGCGCGAGGCCGGGGTGGACACCCTCGTGCTCGGCTGCACCCACTACCCGATGCTCGCCGGCCCCATCAGCTACGTCATGGGCCCGGACGTCACCCTCGTCTCCTCCGCCGAGGAGACCGCGCTGGACGTGTTCCGCCAGCTCAACGGCGCCGACATCCTGCGCGAGTCCAGCCGCTCGCCGCGCCACGTCTTCTCCCAGACCGCCGTGGGGGAGGGCAGCAGCCACTTCGCGCGACTGTCCCGCCGCTTCCTCGGCCCCACCCTCGACATGACCGGCACCATGCCCGTGGTGAGCGCATGAGGGTCCACGTCATCGGCTGCTCCGGCAGCTTCGCAGGCCCCGACGGCGCGGCGTCCAGCTACCTCATCGAGCAGGAGGACGCGGACGGCCGCACGTGGCGGGTGCTCATGGACCTCGGCTCCGGCGCCTTCGGCCCGCTGCAGAAGCTGCTGGACCCCGCGGAGCTGGACGCGGTGATCATCTCCCACCTGCACCCCGACCACTACCTCGACCTCACCGGACTCGAGGTGTTCTGGGCGTACCACGAGCGCACCGACCTCGGTCAGCTGCCGATCCACGCCCCCGAGCCGCTGGCCGAGCGGCTCTCCGCCGTGCTCAGCCGCGAGGGCCACGTGCCCGACGGCGTCACCTGCTCCCCGTTCGACTACCGGGTCATCACCGACGGGCACCGCTTCACCATCGGGCCGCTCGAGATCGAGGTCCGCGAGGTCGTCCACCCCGTCGAGGCGTACGGCTTCCGCGTCACCAGCGGGGACGAGGTCCTCGCCTACTCCGGCGACACCGACGCCTGCCCGGCCCTGGACGAGCTGGCCCGTGGCGCGGACCTGTTCCTGTGCGAGGCCGGATACATCGAGGGCCGCGACGACCGCTTCACCGGCGTGCACCTGACCGGTCGACGCGCCGGCGAGTCCGCCGCCCGCGCCGGGGTGGGGCGTCTCGCGCTCACCCACATCCCCGCGTGGACCGATCCGTCGGTCCCGCTGGCCGAGGCCCGTGCCGTGCACGACGGCCCGATCACGATGGTCCGCCCGGCCGATATCCTCGAGGTGTCCCGCTGACCCTGCCCCGCGGCTGAGCCG
This genomic interval from Brachybacterium aquaticum contains the following:
- a CDS encoding NAD-dependent malic enzyme, with the protein product MSPMPSVSYSITIRLEFAARSAAVSDITGRIEQHGATVTALDVAASGPERMRADITVLTGGHDHAMEVVDSLKELEGVELGKVSDRTFLAHLGGKLTVESKVPIRHRDDLSMVYTPGVARVVKAIAENPEDARRLTIKRNTVAVVSDGSAILGLGDLGPLAAMPVMEGKAALFKRFANIDAFPICLDAHSVEDIVAHVKAIAPVFAGINLEDISAPRCFEIEDRLRAELDIPVFHDDQHGTAIVVVAALRNALRVVEKDIETARIVLSGAGAAGTAILRLLRAAGARDIVVTDIHGIVHEYREQLEGRLPWIAEVTNPRELTGTLHDAIEGADVFIGVSAGNILSAEDVATMADRSIVFAMANPTPEIDPSEAAKHAEVVATGRSDFANQINNVLAFPGVFRGLLDAHATRVSDRMLLAAAKALADVVSAEELNPTYIVPSVFHEGVTKAVASAVEQVAREEAGTVDSITGAMSAVYADEITLEG
- a CDS encoding VanZ family protein, whose amino-acid sequence is MDAVAEFFRRVPLEIERAGGTLPWRAGLLGLALLLNIGFYVPLDGAGAGVPGLDKAVHLLVFALTVFAAGRVLAPRRRFPMGWVVVVALVHAVAIEVIQHVALAGRIGDPVDVLFDAVGIALGVALWVAERQLRRTAAVHEVEPEAPPVEAHSR
- a CDS encoding DUF3039 domain-containing protein, whose translation is MSSTSDPSRMDPYSDDPGAAPTAVLDRQVQEQEQTTDDGDHDRFAHYVRKDRITQAALGGTPVIALCGKVWVPGRDPDKYPVCPECKEIYDGMREPNDGGDGKGGSGGGRGGFRGFFGGRR
- a CDS encoding DEAD/DEAH box helicase, with protein sequence MNTTPSLFSQNDPRQPSEAAARSLPVAYPERAAWGTVPKLRAWQAEALEQYRSRAPKDFLAVATPGAGKTTFALQIAAGLLSEGTVRRVTVVAPTEHLKTQWADAAARVGISLDPNFSNSQGTHGSHYQGVALTYAQIGMHPALHRARTEADRTLVILDEIHHAGDSRTWGDGVREAFDPATRRLALTGTPFRSDDSQIPFVTYEEDGEGFLRSKADYTYGYGEALRDHVVRPVLFMTYSGRMHWRTKTGDEVSAQLGALETKDITQQAWRTALDPKGEWIQSVLSAADRRLTEVRRHVPDAGGLVIATDQKAARAYAATLKDLCGQEPTVVLSDDAGANKRIEEFSASDDRWMVAVRMVSEGVDVPRLAVGVYATSTSTPMFFAQAVGRFVRSRTRGETASVFLPTVPILMAHAAALEAERDHVLDRRPKGGDEETGLDEGLVEQANRTERASDQLEMSFEALESEASFDRVLFDGGEYGAGGMVGSEDEQEFLGIPGLLDADQMRVVLQQQQAQQQARRQKNGTADRPQTPGVVDHRRLMDLRKELSSLVSAWAKKSGTPHGAVHNTLRSRSGGPAVAQASAEQIEERISIVRGWFVGRR
- a CDS encoding nicotinate phosphoribosyltransferase, whose translation is MTSSLLTDLYELTMVEAAREAGTASRRCVFEVFTRSLPEGRRYGVLAGTGRVLDAIADFRFDDADLRYLRGTGALKEETLEHLREYRFEGDVHGYAEGELFFPTSPVLRIEGTFENAVLLETVVLSILNHDSGVASVGSRMTTAARGRPCIEMGGRRVHEDAAIAAARAAYLVGFASTSNLAAGAHYRIPVAGTSAHAFTLLFDTEEDAFRAQLTSQGKGTTVLVDTYDVETAVRTAVEIAGPELGAVRLDSGDLEAQAGDLRELLDSLGATSTRITATGDLDEYRVEELADAPLDGYGIGTRLVTGGGHPAPGFVYKLVEREGSDGQMHPVGKQSENKATLGAGKAAYRLLVGGKARAELVLPGEAEVAEFEQELTASLMSGTSSPDWAQTSLRPLQVPLLLGGEPVDDLRAPERLLAGRERHAASLAELGISADEGPDGPAAIPTVTDGPEAARILG
- the clpS gene encoding ATP-dependent Clp protease adapter ClpS → MPVDVPRAAPGTGTGTDVAPNSRTALETEGPWCTVVWNDPVNLMSYVVFVFRRYFGYSRVVAEQLMMQVHEEGRAIVSRGSREQAEKDVQAMHSYGLQATIEKAGED
- a CDS encoding DUF2017 domain-containing protein translates to MAHAFRRRPDGTLACRLDGEEKAIIAQVAQETADLIRGDLGIEADGGALRRAAESEDPLRRLEAEFAGREARTPSDSAVRRLFPAASEDSELAAEYRRLGQRDLADGKLSDLRRVMTVLDSSGPAHGEVVLDEDDALVMLRALNDVRIVLADRLGLQRDGDFDTVRMLQQIGERVEGAGSTGDEEHVGSDVVIAVYELLSWLQESLLRALD
- the murI gene encoding glutamate racemase; this encodes MNNAPIGIFDSGVGGLTVARAVLDQLPQEELLYIGDTEHGPYGPRPIAEVRSLALKIMDELVAHGVKMLVIACNTASAAVLRDARERYDVPVIEVIQPAVRRAVAATRNGKVGVIATQGTVTSRAYEDAFAAAPDLQLVTQACPRFVEFVENGVVSGHEVLEVAEEYLAPVREAGVDTLVLGCTHYPMLAGPISYVMGPDVTLVSSAEETALDVFRQLNGADILRESSRSPRHVFSQTAVGEGSSHFARLSRRFLGPTLDMTGTMPVVSA
- a CDS encoding MBL fold metallo-hydrolase, whose amino-acid sequence is MRVHVIGCSGSFAGPDGAASSYLIEQEDADGRTWRVLMDLGSGAFGPLQKLLDPAELDAVIISHLHPDHYLDLTGLEVFWAYHERTDLGQLPIHAPEPLAERLSAVLSREGHVPDGVTCSPFDYRVITDGHRFTIGPLEIEVREVVHPVEAYGFRVTSGDEVLAYSGDTDACPALDELARGADLFLCEAGYIEGRDDRFTGVHLTGRRAGESAARAGVGRLALTHIPAWTDPSVPLAEARAVHDGPITMVRPADILEVSR